Proteins from one Chroicocephalus ridibundus chromosome 16, bChrRid1.1, whole genome shotgun sequence genomic window:
- the LOC134524183 gene encoding uncharacterized protein LOC134524183: MQGRKLAVTPGKPAPAPWWLVGGDDLSQRVARCAARTLSPAVRQEDAAETPRASFDTNDAIGINRDLFHTSEGRSSLLLCPTAEVGHFFFISRLSGVSRSFPGAGKEPEGLRGGDRGDRPATNRSTTDLPGPHVSSADLSLEDTAVAGTSWGGRSSVNQSIFGRHIPVLISTAHGSPKQVLASFSVIWSVPPAAPASSFLCRRVSVSLTSRFLPRLPFICVDFLGELLHGSVVSCRGRYPGRRCSVWFSVLPSLLHQFIPQRDEFIPSADQFVPPLPPPGPCTSSRVAPGLQEGWKRRWFGKSRDPGGEELPPRPHPLCRAGSAREEPLGLRE; encoded by the coding sequence ATGCAGGGGAGAAAGCTGGCCGTAACGCCGGGCAAACCGGCCCCTGCGCCCTGGTGGCTCGTGGGAGGGGACGACCTGAGCCAGCGGGTGGCACGTTGTGCTGCTCGGACGCTAAGCCCAGCCGTGCGGCAAGAGGATGCTGCTGAGACACCTCGTGCCTCTTTTGATACCAATGACGCTATCGGGATAAACAGGGATTTATTTCATACCTCAGAAGGTCGCTCTTCGCTGCTTTTGTGCCCCACAGCTGAGGTCGGTCACTTCTTCTTTATCTCCCGTCTCTCGGGGGTGAGCCGGAGCTTCCCCGGTGCTGGCAAAGAGCctgaggggctgcggggaggggacagaggtgaCCGACCTGCCACCAACAGGAGCACCACTGACCTCCCTGGGCCTCACGTCTCCAGCGCCGACCTCTCTCTGGAAGATACAGCAGTGGCTGGAAccagctggggaggaaggagcagcgtTAACCAAAGTATTTTCGGTCGGCACATACCTGTTTTAATAAGCACAGCTCACGGGTCTCCAAAACAAGTCCTTGCCTCCTTTAGTGTTATTTGGTCAGTTCCtccggcagctcctgcctcttccttcttGTGTCGCAGAGTCTCCGTTTCTCTCACTTCTCGTTTTTTGCCTCGCCTGCCTTTTATTTGCGTGGATTTCTTGGGGGAGTTGCTCCACGGCTCCGTGGTTAGCTGCCGAGGCCGTTACCCAGGCAGAAGATGCTCGGTCTGGTTTTCGGTCCTGCCCTCTCTCCTTCATCAGTTTATCCCCCAACGTGATGAATTTATCCCCAGCGCTGATCAATttgtgccccccctgcccccgccgggGCCCTGCACAAGCAGCAGGGTGGCTCCGGGACTGCAGGAGGGCTGGAAGCGGCGGTGGTTTGGGAAGAGCCGTGACCCcggaggagaggagctgcctcCCCGGCCCCATCCCTTGTGCCGAGCCGGTTCTGCTCGGGAAGAGCCGCTGGGTCTCAGGGAATGA
- the SLC66A1 gene encoding lysosomal amino acid transporter 1 homolog isoform X3, which produces MGAPRWRGLPSGNLSDCPNGSRWVMEVFNECAQDGRDIASVVLGLVSIFCFAAASFPQFYQACKTGIMDRALSIYFLLGWLGGDLLNLIGSFLADQLPLQVYTAVYYVLADLVMLSLYGYYKVKNRGRGFAAPINAAFVFLSLGTVWTVSLLGRGAAVAQEPAAFKGRSLLSAGGDELGPKYKRKSTIGVSYSLFALVMLGNLLYGLSVLLKNPEPGQGEGVYVLHHLPWLVGSLGVLSLDVVISFQFLAYRRGRPSTREERDALLGEPGDGLES; this is translated from the exons ATGGGTGCGCCGCGCTGGAGGGGTCTCCCGTCCGGGAATCTTTCCGACTGTCCCAACGGCTCCCGTTGGGTGATGGAGGTGTTCAACGAATGCGCCCAGGACGGCCGGGACATCGCCAGCGTCGTCCTGGGTCTGGTCTCCAtcttctgctttgcagctgcctCTTTTCC GCAGTTTTACCAAGCCTGCAAAACGGGCATCATGGACCGAGCTCTCTCCATCTATTTCTTGCTGGGATGGCTGGGCGGAGACCTCCTCAACCTCATCGGTTCCTTCCTGGCCGACCAGTTGCCGCTGCAG GTTTACACGGCCGTTTACTACGTGCTGGCGGACCTGGTGATGCTGTCGCTCTACGGCTACTACAAAGTGAAGAACCGGGGCCGAGGAT TCGCCGCCCCGATCAACGCAGCCTTCGTCTTCCTTTCCTTGGGCACGGTGTGGACCGTCTCCCTGCTGGGCCGGGGAGCTGCCGTGGCGCAGGAGCCGGCGGCGTTCAAAGGGCGGTCTCTGCTCTCCGCTGGCGGGGATGAGCTCGGGCCGAAG tACAAGAGGAAATCCACCATCGGGGTCTCCTACTCCCTCTTTGCCCTGGTGATGCTGGGGAACTTGCTCTACGGCCTCAGCGTCCTCCTGAAGAACCCGGAGCCGGGGCAAGGCGAAGGCGTCTACGTCCTGCACCACCTGCCCTGGCTGGTGGGCAGCCTGGGCGTCCTTTCCCTCGACGTGGTT ATCTCCTTCCAGTTCCTTGCCTATCGCAGAGGAAGACCCAGTACCCGGGAAGAGAGGGATGCTCTTCTCGGCGAGCCGGGTGACGGCTTGGAGAGCTGA
- the SLC66A1 gene encoding lysosomal amino acid transporter 1 homolog isoform X2 has translation MGAPRWRGLPSGNLSDCPNGSRWVMEVFNECAQDGRDIASVVLGLVSIFCFAAASFPQFYQACKTGIMDRALSIYFLLGWLGGDLLNLIGSFLADQLPLQVYTAVYYVLADLVMLSLYGYYKVKNRGRGFAAPINAAFVFLSLGTVWTVSLLGRGAAVAQEPAAFKGRSLLSAGGDELGPKPFSKSEIVGFTIGSVSSVLYLCSRLPQIYTNYKRKSTIGVSYSLFALVMLGNLLYGLSVLLKNPEPGQGEGVYVLHHLPWLVGSLGVLSLDVVISFQFLAYRRGRPSTREERDALLGEPGDGLES, from the exons ATGGGTGCGCCGCGCTGGAGGGGTCTCCCGTCCGGGAATCTTTCCGACTGTCCCAACGGCTCCCGTTGGGTGATGGAGGTGTTCAACGAATGCGCCCAGGACGGCCGGGACATCGCCAGCGTCGTCCTGGGTCTGGTCTCCAtcttctgctttgcagctgcctCTTTTCC GCAGTTTTACCAAGCCTGCAAAACGGGCATCATGGACCGAGCTCTCTCCATCTATTTCTTGCTGGGATGGCTGGGCGGAGACCTCCTCAACCTCATCGGTTCCTTCCTGGCCGACCAGTTGCCGCTGCAG GTTTACACGGCCGTTTACTACGTGCTGGCGGACCTGGTGATGCTGTCGCTCTACGGCTACTACAAAGTGAAGAACCGGGGCCGAGGAT TCGCCGCCCCGATCAACGCAGCCTTCGTCTTCCTTTCCTTGGGCACGGTGTGGACCGTCTCCCTGCTGGGCCGGGGAGCTGCCGTGGCGCAGGAGCCGGCGGCGTTCAAAGGGCGGTCTCTGCTCTCCGCTGGCGGGGATGAGCTCGGGCCGAAG CCTTTCAGCAAGAGCGAGATCGTCGGCTTCACCATCGGCTCCGTCTCCTCCGTGCTGTACCTCTGCTCCCGCCTCCCCCAGATCTACACGAAC tACAAGAGGAAATCCACCATCGGGGTCTCCTACTCCCTCTTTGCCCTGGTGATGCTGGGGAACTTGCTCTACGGCCTCAGCGTCCTCCTGAAGAACCCGGAGCCGGGGCAAGGCGAAGGCGTCTACGTCCTGCACCACCTGCCCTGGCTGGTGGGCAGCCTGGGCGTCCTTTCCCTCGACGTGGTT ATCTCCTTCCAGTTCCTTGCCTATCGCAGAGGAAGACCCAGTACCCGGGAAGAGAGGGATGCTCTTCTCGGCGAGCCGGGTGACGGCTTGGAGAGCTGA
- the SLC66A1 gene encoding lysosomal amino acid transporter 1 homolog isoform X1 has translation MGAPRWRGLPSGNLSDCPNGSRWVMEVFNECAQDGRDIASVVLGLVSIFCFAAASFPQFYQACKTGIMDRALSIYFLLGWLGGDLLNLIGSFLADQLPLQVYTAVYYVLADLVMLSLYGYYKVKNRGRGFAAPINAAFVFLSLGTVWTVSLLGRGAAVAQEPAAFKGRSLLSAGGDELGPKPFSKSEIVGFTIGSVSSVLYLCSRLPQIYTNVSVGAGGRQPGPGDPPRVLRFPNEEGRWDRLPPLCSKVPDPRLVSFHKGLFFSVFPLQSLIHFSPLPLTYQHFEGGGLSFCLYLQAKGELKGSSH, from the exons ATGGGTGCGCCGCGCTGGAGGGGTCTCCCGTCCGGGAATCTTTCCGACTGTCCCAACGGCTCCCGTTGGGTGATGGAGGTGTTCAACGAATGCGCCCAGGACGGCCGGGACATCGCCAGCGTCGTCCTGGGTCTGGTCTCCAtcttctgctttgcagctgcctCTTTTCC GCAGTTTTACCAAGCCTGCAAAACGGGCATCATGGACCGAGCTCTCTCCATCTATTTCTTGCTGGGATGGCTGGGCGGAGACCTCCTCAACCTCATCGGTTCCTTCCTGGCCGACCAGTTGCCGCTGCAG GTTTACACGGCCGTTTACTACGTGCTGGCGGACCTGGTGATGCTGTCGCTCTACGGCTACTACAAAGTGAAGAACCGGGGCCGAGGAT TCGCCGCCCCGATCAACGCAGCCTTCGTCTTCCTTTCCTTGGGCACGGTGTGGACCGTCTCCCTGCTGGGCCGGGGAGCTGCCGTGGCGCAGGAGCCGGCGGCGTTCAAAGGGCGGTCTCTGCTCTCCGCTGGCGGGGATGAGCTCGGGCCGAAG CCTTTCAGCAAGAGCGAGATCGTCGGCTTCACCATCGGCTCCGTCTCCTCCGTGCTGTACCTCTGCTCCCGCCTCCCCCAGATCTACACGAACGTAAGCGTGGGGGCAGGGGGACGGCAGCCCggtcctggggacccccccagggtccTGAGATTTCCGAACGAAGAGGGCCGGTGGGATCGTCTTCCTCCTCTTTGCTCCAAAGTCCCTGATCCCCGTCTTGTATCGTTCCATAAGggactatttttttctgtatttcccctCCAAAGCCTGAttcatttttctcccctccctttaaCATACCAACATTTTGAGGGTGGGGGGCTTTcgttttgtctttatttgcaaGCAAAAGGGGAACTTAAAGGCTCTTCGCATTGA
- the AKR7A2 gene encoding aflatoxin B1 aldehyde reductase member 2: protein MAAAAAAGGARPGVVLGAMEVGRRAGPEASAALLRAFLRRGYRLLDTAYMYAGGESERILGTLLAGGAEPVEVATKANPWDGKTLKPESVRSQLDTSLERLKRKSVELFYLHAPDHGTPVEETLRACNELHKEGKFKELGLSNYAAWEVAEICTICKYNNWVMPTVYQGMYNATTRQVEAELFPCLRYYGLRFYAYNPLAGGLLTGKYKYEDKDTRQPTGRFFGNDWAQAYRDRYWKKDNFEGIALVERALKDAYGSNAPSLTSAALRWLYNHSKLQGSLGDAVIIGMSNLEQLEQNLDYSQEGPLLPPVVEAFDNAWNLTAHDCPNYFR from the exons atggcggcggcggcggcggccgggggagcGCGGCCCGGTGTGGTGCTGGGCGCTATGGAGGTGGGGCGGCGCGCCGGGCCCGAAGCGAGCGCCGCGCTGCTCCGCGCCTTCCTGCGGCGAGGGTACCGCCTCCTCGACACCGCTTACATGTACGCGGGAGGAGAGTCTGAGCGCAttctgggcacgctgctggccgGAGGCGCGGAGCCCG TGGAAGTCGCCACCAAAGCCAACCCCTGGGATGGGAAGACACTGAAGCCCGAGAGTGTGCGATCGCAGCTGGACACGTCCCTGGAGAGGCTGAAGAGGAAGAGCGTGGAGCTCTTCTACCTCCATGCTCCTGACCATGGGACCCCAGTGGAGGAGACGCTGCGTGCCTGCAATGAGCTGCACAAAGAA GGAAAGTTTAAAGAACTTGGTCTGTCAAACTACGCAGCTTGGGAGGTCGCAGAAATCTGCACCATCTGCAAATACAACAACTGGGTGATGCCAACGGTGTACCAG GGTATGTACAATGCAACCACTCGCCAGGTGGAAGCCGAGCTGTTCCCTTGCCTGAGGTACTACGGACTGCGGTTCTACGCCTACAATCCCCTGGCAG GAGGGCTGCTGACTGGCAAGTACAAGTATGAGGACAAAGACACACGCCAGCCCACTGGAAGGTTTTTTGGGAATGACTGGGCTCAAGCCTATAGGGACAG GTATTGGAAGAAGGATAATTTTGAAGGAATTGCCCTAGTAGAAAGAGCTCTGAAAGATGCTTACGGTTCCAATGCACCGAGCCTGACCTCTGCTGCTTTGCGCTGGTTGTACAATCACTCCAAACTGCAG GGTTCTCTTGGAGACGCGGTGATCATTGGGATGTCCAACTTGGAGCAGCTAGAGCAGAACCTTGACTACAGCCAAGAGGGTCCCCTGCTCCCGCCCGTCGTGGAGGCATTTGACAACGCCTGGAACCTCACGGCGCATGACTGCCCCAACTATTTCCGCTAG
- the MRTO4 gene encoding mRNA turnover protein 4 homolog, translating to MPKSKRDRKVSLTRTPRKGLEAKQALIAELRRCVDTYKYIFVFSVANMRNNKLKDVRNAWKHSRIFFGKNKVMMVALGREPSSEYKENLHKVSKHLRGEVGLLFTNRTREEVDEWFSRFKEVDFARAGNKATYTVSLDTGPLEQFPHSMEPQLRQLGLPTALKKGVVTLLSDYEVCKEGDVLTPEQARVLKLFGYEMAEFKVTIKFLWNSETGDFQKLAGDTAEEEEEEDDDDDDSNED from the exons ATGCCGAAGTCCAAGCGGGACCGCAAGG TCTCCCTGACGCGGACGCCCAGGAAGGGGTTGGAGGCCAAGCAGGCGCTGATCGCTGAG CTGCGGCGATGCGTGGACACCTACAAGTACATCTTCGTCTTCTCCGTCGCCAACATGAGGAACAACAAGCTGAAAGACGTCAGGAACGCATGGAAGCACAGCAG gatCTTCTTCGGGAAGAACAAAGTCATGATGGTGGCGCTGGGACGGGAGCCGAGCAGCGAGTACAAGGAGAATCTGCACAAG GTCAGCAAACACCTCCGGGGTGAAGTTGGTCTCCTCTTCACCAACCGCACCAGAGAGGAGGTGGACGA GTGGTTCTCCAGATTCAAAGAGGTGGACTTTGCCCGCGCAGGGAACAAGGCGACATACACGGTGAGCCTGGACACGGGGCCCTTGGAGCAGTTCCCCCACTCCATGGAGCCTCAATTACGGCAGCTGGGATTGCCAACAGCGTTAAAGAAAG GAGTGGTGACGCTACTTTCAGATTACGAAGTCTGCAAAGAAGGGGACGTTCTCACCCCCGAACAAGCCCGTGTCCTG AAACTCTTTGGCTACGAGATGGCGGAGTTTAAAGTCACCATCAAATTTCTGTGGAATTCTGAGACGGGAGACTTCCAGAAGCTTGCGGGAGacacagcagaggaggaggaagaggaggatgacgatgatgatgacaGCAATGAGGACTAG
- the EMC1 gene encoding ER membrane protein complex subunit 1, producing the protein MAAGLWTLLLLPVTVAVYEDQVGKFDWRQQYVGKLKFASLEASQGSKKLIVATEKNVVAALNSRSGEILWRHVDKGTPEGAIDAMLIHGQDAITVSNAGRILRSWETNIGGLNWEMSLDTGSFQVASLVGLQDAVKYVAVLKKAAISLHYLSNGHQKWVEHLPESESTQYQLLYSHGTGVIYVLGIVPQSHLNILTFSVEDGEITKQTRVAAPWLKSLNGVCGVVGEAVLVCVDTDTHSLYVCSLETEQEMKQIPLQSLDLEFADGFQPRILATQPSVIGASRTQFFLQLSPSHFSLLQYKHGLLSHLRDFQQAALVSFATTGEKTVAAVLTCRSELKPGSSDGLHAGSTLEDSRKQESLTCSNQTYNINLYLVETGQRLLDTTITFNLEQSGAKPQQLYIQVFLKKDDSVGYRALVQTEDHMLMFLQQPGKVVWSREESLAEVVSLEMVDLPLTGAQAELEGEFGKKADGLLGMFLKRLSSQLILLQAWTAHLWKMFYDARKPRSQIKNEINIDNLARDEFNLQKMMVMVTASGKLFGIESSSGTILWKQYLRNVRPGSSFKLMVQRTTAHFPHPPQCTLLVKDKETKMSFLYVFNPIFGKRSQVAPPVLKRPILQTLLLPIMDQDYAKVLLLIDDEYKVTAFPATKNVLRQLEEIAHSIFFYLVDAEQGKLSGFRLKRDLTTEESWEVIIPTEVQRIVTVKGKRSNEHVHSQGRVMGDRSVLYKSLNPNLLAVVTESTDTHHERTFIGIYLIDGVTGRIIHSSVQKKAKGPVHIVHSENWVVYQYWNTKARRNEFTVLELYEGTEQYNATAFSSLDRPILPQVLQQSYIFPSAISAMEATITERGITSRHLLIGLPSGAILSLPKALLDPRRPEIPTEQSREENLIPYSPDVQIHAERFINYNQTISRMRGIYTAPSGLESTCLVVAYGLDIYQTRVYPSKQFDVLKDDYDYVLISSVLFGLVFATMITKRLAQVKLLNRAWR; encoded by the exons ATGGCGGCAGGGCTGtggacgctgctgctgctgcccgtgaCGGTCGCCGTCTATGAGGACCAAGTGGGCAAGTTCGACTG GAGGCAGCAGTACGTGGGGAAGCTCAAGTTCGCTTCCTTGGAGGCTTCGCAGGGTTCCAAGAAGCTCATCGTGGCTACCGAGAAAAATGTGGTGGCCGCCCTGAACTCCAGGAGTGGTGAAATCC TGTGGCGCCATGTAGACAAGGGAACCCCCGAAGGAGCAATAGATGCAATGCTGATCCATGGGCAGG ATGCCATCACTGTGTCCAATGCTGGACGTATTCTGCGTTCCTGGGAGACCAACATTGGGGGGTTGAACTGGGAGATGTCACTGGACACTGGCAG TTTCCAGGTGGCTAGTTTGGTGGGACTACAGGATGCGGTGAAATACGTGGCAGTCCTGAAGAAGGCAGCCATCTCTCTTCACTACCTTTCCAACGGGCACCAGAAATGGGTGGAACACTTACCAGAAag TGAGAGCACTCAGTATCAGTTATTGTATTCCCATGGGACTGGAGTGATCTACGTGCTTGGAATCGTTCCCCAGAGCCACTTGAATATTTTAACTTTCAGTGTAGAAGATGGAGAAATTACAAAACAG ACCAGAGTAGCAGCCCCGTGGCTGAAGAGCTTAAATGGTGTGTGCGGCGTGGTGGGGGAGGCAGTGCTGGTGTGCGTGGACACAGACACGCATTCACTCTACGTTTGCTCTTTGGAGACGGAGCAGGAGATGAAACAGATCCCGCTGCAG TCACTTGACCTGGAGTTTGCTGATGGCTTCCAGCCCAGGATATTGGCCACTCAACCCAGTGTAATTGGTGCTTCGCGGACTCAGTTCTTCTTGCAGCTGTCTCCGAGCCACTTCTCTCTGCTGCAGTACAAACACGGGCTGCTCAGCCACCTTCGGGACTTCCAGCAG gcagcTCTGGTGAGTTTTGCAACAACTGGGGAGAAAACTGTGGCTGCTGTCCTGACCTGCAGGAGTGAACTA AAACCTGGAAGTTCTGATGGTCTTCATGCTGGAAGTACTCTGGAGGATTCCCGGAAGCAG GAATCCTTGACCTGCTCCAATCAAACCTACAATATTAATCTGTACCTGGTTGAAACTGGACAAAGATTGTTGGATACCACAATTACCTTTAACCTGGAGCAGAGCGGTGCCAAGCCACAGCAG CTATACATCCAAGTTTTCCTGAAGAAGGATGACTCTGTGGGCTATCGAGCCTTGGTTCAAACAGAAGACCACATGCTAATGTTCCTCCAGCAGCCAG GAAAAGTTGTATGGAGTAGAGAGGAGTCACTAGCAGAAGTGGTAAGCTTGGAGATGGTGGATCTGCCTCTGACAGGTGCACAGGCTGAGTTGGAGGGAgaatttggaaagaaagcag ATGGTTTGCTGGGGATGTTTCTGAAGCGGCTGTCCTCCCAGCTTATCCTGCTGCAAGCCTGGACCGCCCATCTTTGGAAGATGTTCTATGATGCCAGGAAACCCCGGAGCCAGATTAAAAATGAGATTAACATTGACAATTTGGCCAGAGATGAATTCAACCTCCAAAAAATGATGGTGATGGTCACCGCTTCGGGAAAG CTTTTTGGTATTGAAAGCAGTTCTGGCACCATCCTGTGGAAGCAGTATCTCAGGAATGTGAGACCAGGCTCCTCCTTTAAGCTGATGGTGCAAAGAACGACAGCCCATTTCCCACACCCTCCGCAATGTACCTTGCTTGTTAAGGACAAG gaaaCCAAAATGAGCTTTCTGTATGTCTTTAACCCCATCTTTGGGAAAAGAAGTCAAGTAGCTCCCCCTGTTTTGAAGCGTCCAATTCTTCAGACTTTGCTTCTGCCTATTATGGATCAAGACTACGCCAAAGTACTACTCTTGATCGATGATGAGTACAAG gttaCAGCTTTCCCAGCAACTAAAAATGTCCTTCGCCAGTTAGAAGAAATAGCCCattctatctttttttatcttgttGATGCTGAGCAGGGAAAACTCTCTGGATTCAGGCTGAAAAGG gacctgacCACAGAGGAGAGTTGGGAGGTGATCATTCCCACCGAGGTCCAGAGGATAGTGACTGTGAAAGGGAAGAGGTCCAATGAGCACGTGCACTCCCAGGGCCGTGTGATGGGAGACCGCAGTGTCCTCTATAAG TCCTTGAATCCAAACCTGCTTGCTGTGGTGACAGAGAGCACAGATACGCATCATGAGCGCACTTTCATTGGAATATATCTGATTGATGGAGTCACGGGCAGGATCATCCACTCCTCGGTACAGAAGAAAGCGAAGGGACCTGTCCACATTGTCCATTCAGAGAACTGGGTGGTG TACCAATACTGGAACACGAAGGCACGTCGGAACGAGTTCACTGTGCTGGAGCTGTATGAGGGGACGGAGCAATACAATGCCACAGCCTTCAGCTCCCTTGACCGCCCAATTTTGCCTCAGGTCCTCCAGCAATCTTACATCTTCCCATCTGCTATCAGTGCCATGGAGGCCACCATCACTGAGCGTGGCATCACCAGCCGTCACTTGCTCA TTGGGCTTCCCTCCGGGGCTATCCTCTCCCTTCCAAAGGCTCTGCTGGATCCTCGCCGCCCAGAGATCCCTACAGAACAAAGCAG agAAGAGAACCTGATCCCGTACTCCCCTGATGTGCAGATCCATGCCGAGAGGTTTATCAACTACAATCAAACCATATCCCGGATGAGAGGGATTTATACAGCCCCTTCCGGCCTGGAGTCTACTTGTTTG GTTGTCGCGTATGGCCTGGACATCTACCAGACCCGAGTGTACCCGTCGAAGCAGTTTGATGTCCTGAAAGATGACTATGACTACGTGCTGATAAGCAGTGTCCTCTTTGGGCTAGTTTTTGCCACTATGATCACAAAGAGACTGGCCCAGGTGAAGCTGCTGAACCGTGCCTGGCGGTAA